The Nostoc sp. PCC 7524 nucleotide sequence TCCGCATCCAGCCTGGTGTACCACTGGTAAACATATGGTGTACCCAGACAAACAAACCGACAACGCAGATAGCCACACTTGAATAAGCGATCGCCTTATATCCAAAAATCGGCTTGCGGGCATGAACGGGAATGACTTCGGACATAATGCCAAAAATCGGCAGAATCATCAAATATACTGCCGGGTGAGAGTAAAACCAGAACAAGTGTTGGTAAATAACGACGTTACCGCCTGCGTCTGGTTTAAAGAAGGAAGTCCCAAAGTTGAGATCAAACAGTAACAATACTAAACCCGCAGCTAACACAGGTGTAGAAAGTAGTGCTAGTACAGAGGTGGCTAAGATCGCCCAGCAAAATAGAGGTAATTGATCCCATTTCATGCTGGGGACTTTCATCATCAAGATGGTGACGACGAAGTTCACCGAACCCAAAATAGAAGAAGTCCCTACCAACACAATCGCCAAAATCCAGAGACTTTGGGCAATGGGTGCTGTAACTAAACTCAGAGGTGGGTATGCTGTCCAACCAGATTGGGAACCACCAAAAATGAAACTGGCGGCTAGGAGTAATCCGGCTGGTGGGTTTAACCAAAAGGCGATCGCGTTCAATTTCGGAAACGCCATATCCCTCGCCCCAATCATCAAGGGAATGAGATAATTACCAAATCCCCCAATCGCGCTGGGAACAATCCACAGGAAAATCATGATTGTCCCGTGGTTAGTCATGAAAGCGTTATACAGATTCGGATCAATAAAGTCTGCTTCTGGTGTAGCTAACTCGGTGCGGATAGCGATCGCCATCAACCCACCAATCAGATAGAACACAAAGGCAGTCACTAAATATTGGATGCCGATAACCTTATGGTCTACGTTAAACTTGAAATAGTCTTGCCATTTCCAAGCTTGAGAATGTAAGGTTTGGCCAAGCACCACATTTTGAGATGGATTTGTATCTGGTGGTGTGTGCCGTGGAAATTCTAGTTCTGTCATAAGCGTTTTTGTGACGATTTTTTCAGTTGTCAGTAGGCAAAAATTGACAACTGAACTTTACTTGTGAATTTGTGCCAAGGTAGCTGTATTAATGCCCAAGTTGTGGCTATGGGGTGCGAGAAACTCTGATGCTGATAACTCAGATGGATTAATTGCAATAGCTGTTTGGAGATTCTGCTGTTGAGCAACTTGATTTTCTGTTAACCAGCTATCAAACTCTTCTGGTGTATGTACAATCACCTGTGTCCGCATTGAACCGTGATAACCACCGCAAAGTTCGGCACAAACTACGGGATATGTACCTGGTTTAGTGGCCACAAAACTCAGTTGAGTGGGTATACCAGGAATTGCGTCTTGCTTGATGCGGAATTGGGGAACCCAAAATGAGTGAATCACATCCTGTGCGGCAAGATTAAGTTGCACAGCCGCACCAACAGGAACGTGTAACTCACCCGCAGAAACGCCCTGATGGGGATAGTCAAATAGCCAAGCAAACTGCATACCAGTGACATTCACTACCAAATCGGCCGTTTTAGCTGGATGATTAGGAGCTGTACCGATGCCAATGCTGGGAGCAGTTTGAGTTGTTGAAGTATTGTCTAGGGTAGCAGCAATGGCTGTTCCAGAAGCATGAGCCACATGGGATGTAGCATGGGGATGGCTCCCTGGCTCTAAACCTCCCATTTGGTTATAGACATCCACACTGTAAATCCCCAGGCAAATCACAATCAATGATGGAATTGCTGTCCAGAAGATTTCTAGGGGAACATTCCCTTCTATGGCTACACCATCAGTGTTGTCACCGCGACGACGACGATATTTGATCAAAAAAATCAAAATCGTGCCTTGCACTACTAAAAACAGTGCGATCGCAATGGTAAACATAATATTAAAAAAGCCGTCTACCAAAGGTGCTTGTTGTGACGCTGCAACTGGCAATAATGTGTGATGTTGACCCATCCAAAGACTGACTCCTCCAATTACTATTCCAGCAATCAGAGTCCATAGTGAAACAGGAATTTGTTGCATACATACTACCTAATTTTTTAGTTATAGGTATTGGGTACTAGGCTTTGGCTATTGGTTATAAGTAATTAATATTACCTATTACTTATTCCCTCATCACTAGCTCCCAGATCCTAGTAAATCCTGCGCGATTGATATATACCTATCGGCTTTTACATTTTCACAGGATAGTTTTTGGATTTCACTTATTAACGTTTTAACTTACTGCCATAAAAATTGGGGGATTTTTTCCAGATATCTTCATATCTGTCCCCCAAAACTTAACAATAGATTTTCCATCTTTAACAAGGAGGTTTTTGCCTTATAAAAGCTTGTAGCATCATTGAGAACACCATTAGTTTTAACAGCAAGTATGAGTTTGTTAATAATTAACAATTAGTGATTTACACATTTGTTTACCGTGAACTTTTAAGCTACGGTAAATATCTAAATATTCCCCTCTATTTACCTTGCTGAGTATATTTTTTACTGCTAACAGTGTTCTCTGATGAAGATTCAAGGCTTAATTTTCCAATGCAGCGTGAGTGTAGCAATTCTTAGGACAAATCCGCGCACAAGCTTCACAACCTACGCAGTTTTCTGGATGGGCAACTACCATAACTTTGCGCTCGATTTCATCATCATCTTCATCATCTACAAATTCACCTTCTTCATTAAGTGCTTTTAGATCCAGTACAGGATGACCACATACTTTAATACATCTGCCACATCCGATACATTTGTCTTTGTCAATTGATTGAGCAAACTTAGGTGTCCAAGTTTTGCCTCCAAAGGTCACTCCTGTGAGTACGGCCATGAAATAACTCCCGGCTATTCTGCCAATAAACTTGTTGGTACTTTGAACATTATCTTACTTTAATTTTATCTACCAATTTTGTTATTCAGCGATTAATTTTTGGGACTAAAAAATATGTTTTTATACAAAAAATATTGAGAGATAACCATATTTGCCAGTAAATGAAAATCTTTATTATTAATAAATAATAAGCCTCGAATTCAATAAAATATCGATGTCTATTTGTTGATACATTATTCTCAATATTAAACTTATATAAATATTTAATTGCCGCAACCCCTAAGTTTATTAATGTTTAAATCGATACTTTTAATTACCCAAAAAACCTCCAGATAGCCATATTTTTCCAAGTTTTAATGATATTAATTTGCAACTAATTGATATTAATTAACTTGATACAAAATAGTATTCATATATACAAATAATAGTTTTTGATATTTATACCTTTATACTTTTCTTTCGCTTGATTTTTGCTAAGTAATTATACAAGTTAACTTATATTGATTACTAAAAATTTTGAAAAATAATGGTTATATCATCACCAATAAAGTTTGTAGCCGTTATAACAGATTATTAATTTGGGTTAAACTTTAAAATTATTAATAAACCCAATAAAGAAAATAATTATGGTCATGAATATTCAACAAAAATCCTTTGGCTAAGGTTTTAAGGTGAAATGAAAATGTTCGTAAACTAAGTATTTATTGAATTATTAAAAACATTTTCTAAGCTCATTGTGAACAAATTTATAAAAATATTTATGAAATCTTTATTTAATGAAGAAACTATTTTGGGTTCCTATTAATAACCTAAAACAGCTTCCGATTGGGTGCAAAGTCTAAATATGGATGTGGAAAATTATTGCAGCAAGAATGATTTTTCTTTCTCAATAAATAATTGGGTAGCCAATGAAAAATACACAGGACACATCCAGGGGAGACTTAAGCCGAACATCTCAACGATTCCAGTGGGAAAAGAGCCATATGCCTTACACAATTCCTAACAACAGTTGCGTTGGATGTGACAACTGCCGTCCCCAATGTCCTACGGGTGCAATCAAAATAGAAAATAATGAATATTGGATAGATCCTTTACTTTGTAATAACTGTGAAGGCTACTATCCTGAGCCAAAATGTGTCATTGCTTGTCCAACTAAATCTCCCATACCGTGGCAGGCGAAGAAAGGGAGATGTAAAGTTGAGCCGAGAGATGCTACCAGTCCGGACTTGTTTTCTAATGGCAAAAATAACCCATTTGCTTCTGCAATTGTTATTTGGGAAGCTTGCAATGTACTAGCGCAACGTACATCATTGAATTGGGAAACCGACGCAACAGGCTACCTATGCCATAGCAGAAAAGTCAACCAAGGAAAAGGTGCGATCGCCTTTCACATCCAAGATCCGTTTCAAGTCAGCGAATTTGCCAAAGATATCAGTGCAATTGAAGTGCTGGATATTCGAGCCGCTTGTATCCACTTAATTTTTGCTGCCCATGCTACAGCCTTGGATCAGCCCTGGGAACAAGAATTTGCCATTGATGAACGACAGCTAGAGAAATATTTAGGGCTAGAAAAACGTAAAGACTTAAATAAAACCGCTAAACTAGCCTTAATGAAAAACCTTGTCCAACAAGCTTGCTCACTCAGTATTTCTATAGACTGGCCCCAACAAGGTAGAGTCAAAGGATTTTCCGTCCAAAATAGCCGCTTGTGGCACTTAGTCAACATTCAACATCACTTTCAAGAAGATGATCTAGGCTGCAAATATCTGATTGGACTCACCTTCAAAATTCGAGCCGGGATATGGGCGCAGCACTTCTTGAATAAACAAGCTTGTAAGGAACGTAACGCCTTCTATCAATATGGCAGTCTGCCCAAAACCTTATTAACTACAGTCATGAGCATTTGGCAGCAACACGAAGGCGCAGTCAGACTCATGCTGTGGTTGCTGTTTAAAACCAAAATGGGTAAGGAACAACGCATCACTATTCCTACCTTGCTCCGCATTGCCTACGGCGAAGAAAAAGTTACCCTTGCTTCTAGGCATAGAGAAGAACGCAAGCGCCTATTAAGAACGTTTGAAAATGACTTAGAAATCCTTAATCATCTGGGAATTAAACCTATTTTTGATCCAATTACCTATCCTCTAGAAATTCAACCCCTGTGGGCGAAGTTAATGGATATTCCCGAAGATCCAGATGAAGCCTTAGAGTTTTGGATTAATGATGCTGGTGGAGAAACTCGCCTGACAGATAGCGGCCCTCGCGGTAAATGGAATTTGTTAATGAATGCACGGATTTTAGCTTTTGAATTGCCTCCAGAATGGGAAAGGCAAATATCTGAATCCGAAAAAAAACAACGGCGAACTGCTAGAGTGAGACGTAAATCTCCAACCACAGGTGATTTAATGGGTGAGCAGATTTTGCAGGCACGAAAAACTTTAAATCTCTCTCAAAGGGAGTTAGCAAAGCTCACAGGTAAAAGCCAAAGCTGGATTCGAGATGTAGAAAATGGTCGCTTAAAGGCTAAGTCAGAGGATCAAGCAATATTACGGAAAGTGTTAAATATTGCTTAAATTGTCGGAATGATTTTATAGTTTATCAACCGCCGATATATAAATAATTGGTGTTAATTGATTAACCTTAATCGGCGGTTACAGTTGTTTCTTGTCGGCAAATTTGAATTTTTACTTGATACCGTTTCTTTATGAAGATGCAATTTATAGGTTGTTGTAGAGACGTTGCATGCAACGTCTCTACAGAGTTTATTTGGTGCAGCTTCTCATAGACTTGGTATGAGTCAATAGATTAATTTTAAACGCGGAGTGGCGCAGAGGTTTACGCGGAGAAACGCAGAGTATTTGGTTGTTAATTTTTATTCGTCAAGCTATTAGGATTAATATTAATCAATGGTAGGGAAGCATTTCCGCCCATCACCATTGGAAACTTGCCATCCCATTTCTCTATTGCTTGCTTTTGTAATAATTCCGATGTCAAAGTTAACCTTTGTAATCGTTGTGCCTCAGCTTGTCCTTTAGCTCGATTGATTTCTGCTTGGGCTTCCTGAGTTGCCTTCTTAGCAATAAATTCGGCTTGTTTAGCTTCTTGTTCAGCTATTTGTTTAGACTCAATTGCTCTACTAAATTCTGGAGAAAAGGAAAAGTTTACTAAAGAAACATCATCAACTATCAAACCATAAGCTTGTAGCCTATCTTTCAAATTATTATCAATTTCCGCCTTTAATTCTGTTCTCCTGGTGATAATTTCTTCTGCTGTTTTTTTGGCAGTTGCAGCCTTTAAAACTTCAGATACAGCAGGAGTAATGATACCTGTAACTATCTGTTCTTGATCCCCAACTTGTTGAAACACTTTATTCACTTTCATGGGGTCAACGTGCCAGTTGACAGCTAATTCAGTTTTGACTTGTTGCAGATCTTTAGAAGCAGCATCAGCTTGAAAAGTATTTTGTTGCACCCGCACACTAATTCTTCTTACTGATGTCACAATGGGCATAACGGTATGTAGTCCCTCATCTAAAACCTGATCTTGGACTTTGCCAAATTGCATAACTACGCCACGTTCGCCAGCATTAACAATTGTAAATGGACGAAACATCATGGCTAATAATAGGAAAATTATCCCTCCAGTCAGATAAAAACCATACTGGAATTTAGTGGCAGCACTATTTTGGAGATTAGGCATATTCTTATTCACTGATTGATATATAAACAAAATACACTTTCTGGAGAAAGTACAAACAAATTACAATTAATCACAACAGTAGATACACAGTCATCTCTAACTTTTTCAAAAATAAATTTTTAATTATTACTTAAAAACATGAAGATTTATCAACCTCATGCTTGGCCTCAAACTTTAGAGGAAGCTATAAATATTCAAGAAAAATTAAGGGAGCAAGTGATCACAAATGATCAACTTCCACAACCTGTGAAGTATGTTGCTGGCGTTGATATGGGTTTTGCAGCTGATGGTACGATTAGCCGTGCAGCTGTAGCGGTGCTGAGTTTTCCTGATTTGCAAGTTATTGAAACTCAATTAGCCTATCGTCCAACTTCATTTCCTTACATTCCTGGTTTCTTATCATTCCGAGAAATCCCAGCCATACTTGATGCTTTAGAAAAAATTCAAACCACGCCAGATATCATCTTGTGTGATGGACAAGGTATTGCTCATCCTCGCCGTTTGGGTATAGCTAGCCACTTAGGGGTGATTATCAATCTACCGACGATTGGCGTAGCTAAATCATTACTTATTGGTAAGCATGAAGAATTACCAGATACTAAAGGCAGTTGGCAACCATTAATCCATAAAGGTGAAACTATAGGTGCAGTTTTACGGACTCGTGCTGGTGTTAAGCCTGTATATGTTTCCAGTGGTCATAAAATCAGTTTACTGACAGCAATTGATTACGTACTGCGTTGCACACCCAAGTATCGTTTACCAGAAACTACCCGCGTGGCTGATAAACTAGCATCTAATAGATGAAAAACTGGGCTTTTTACTCCCCTTCCCTTGTAGGGAAGGGGTTGGGGGTTAGGTTTGAGAGAAAGTTGCACACGGCGTGGGATAGGGAATTGGTACTGAAAATACCTCATGTCCATATTGCCAGATTTAACCCTGAGCAATTACACTGAAATTGATTAAGCTTCTCAGGGTTTATACTCATCTTGAACACGCTGGCGGGACGCTACGAAATCATCAAGTTACTAGGTGGCGGTGGTTTTGCTGTCACATATCTGGCTAGGGATAATTTCCAACCTA carries:
- the fdxB gene encoding ferredoxin III, nif-specific — its product is MAVLTGVTFGGKTWTPKFAQSIDKDKCIGCGRCIKVCGHPVLDLKALNEEGEFVDDEDDDEIERKVMVVAHPENCVGCEACARICPKNCYTHAALEN
- the ctaD gene encoding cytochrome c oxidase subunit I → MTELEFPRHTPPDTNPSQNVVLGQTLHSQAWKWQDYFKFNVDHKVIGIQYLVTAFVFYLIGGLMAIAIRTELATPEADFIDPNLYNAFMTNHGTIMIFLWIVPSAIGGFGNYLIPLMIGARDMAFPKLNAIAFWLNPPAGLLLAASFIFGGSQSGWTAYPPLSLVTAPIAQSLWILAIVLVGTSSILGSVNFVVTILMMKVPSMKWDQLPLFCWAILATSVLALLSTPVLAAGLVLLLFDLNFGTSFFKPDAGGNVVIYQHLFWFYSHPAVYLMILPIFGIMSEVIPVHARKPIFGYKAIAYSSVAICVVGLFVWVHHMFTSGTPGWMRMFFTISTLIVAVPTGVKIFGWVATLWGGKIRFTSAMLFAIGLLSMFVMGGLSGVTMGTAPFDVHVHDTYYVVAHFHYVLFGGSVFGIYAGIYHWFPKMTGRKLNEFWGRVHFLLTLIGTNLTFLPMHKLGLQGMPRRVAMYDPQFVDLNQLCTIGAFILGLSVIPFAINVLVSWSKGELAGDNPWQALSLEWTTSSPPLVENWEVLPVVTHGPYEYGHSSEVSSST
- the nfi gene encoding deoxyribonuclease V (cleaves DNA at apurinic or apyrimidinic sites); protein product: MKIYQPHAWPQTLEEAINIQEKLREQVITNDQLPQPVKYVAGVDMGFAADGTISRAAVAVLSFPDLQVIETQLAYRPTSFPYIPGFLSFREIPAILDALEKIQTTPDIILCDGQGIAHPRRLGIASHLGVIINLPTIGVAKSLLIGKHEELPDTKGSWQPLIHKGETIGAVLRTRAGVKPVYVSSGHKISLLTAIDYVLRCTPKYRLPETTRVADKLASNR
- a CDS encoding cytochrome c oxidase subunit II; amino-acid sequence: MQQIPVSLWTLIAGIVIGGVSLWMGQHHTLLPVAASQQAPLVDGFFNIMFTIAIALFLVVQGTILIFLIKYRRRRGDNTDGVAIEGNVPLEIFWTAIPSLIVICLGIYSVDVYNQMGGLEPGSHPHATSHVAHASGTAIAATLDNTSTTQTAPSIGIGTAPNHPAKTADLVVNVTGMQFAWLFDYPHQGVSAGELHVPVGAAVQLNLAAQDVIHSFWVPQFRIKQDAIPGIPTQLSFVATKPGTYPVVCAELCGGYHGSMRTQVIVHTPEEFDSWLTENQVAQQQNLQTAIAINPSELSASEFLAPHSHNLGINTATLAQIHK
- a CDS encoding helix-turn-helix domain-containing protein; amino-acid sequence: MPYTIPNNSCVGCDNCRPQCPTGAIKIENNEYWIDPLLCNNCEGYYPEPKCVIACPTKSPIPWQAKKGRCKVEPRDATSPDLFSNGKNNPFASAIVIWEACNVLAQRTSLNWETDATGYLCHSRKVNQGKGAIAFHIQDPFQVSEFAKDISAIEVLDIRAACIHLIFAAHATALDQPWEQEFAIDERQLEKYLGLEKRKDLNKTAKLALMKNLVQQACSLSISIDWPQQGRVKGFSVQNSRLWHLVNIQHHFQEDDLGCKYLIGLTFKIRAGIWAQHFLNKQACKERNAFYQYGSLPKTLLTTVMSIWQQHEGAVRLMLWLLFKTKMGKEQRITIPTLLRIAYGEEKVTLASRHREERKRLLRTFENDLEILNHLGIKPIFDPITYPLEIQPLWAKLMDIPEDPDEALEFWINDAGGETRLTDSGPRGKWNLLMNARILAFELPPEWERQISESEKKQRRTARVRRKSPTTGDLMGEQILQARKTLNLSQRELAKLTGKSQSWIRDVENGRLKAKSEDQAILRKVLNIA
- a CDS encoding prohibitin family protein; amino-acid sequence: MPNLQNSAATKFQYGFYLTGGIIFLLLAMMFRPFTIVNAGERGVVMQFGKVQDQVLDEGLHTVMPIVTSVRRISVRVQQNTFQADAASKDLQQVKTELAVNWHVDPMKVNKVFQQVGDQEQIVTGIITPAVSEVLKAATAKKTAEEIITRRTELKAEIDNNLKDRLQAYGLIVDDVSLVNFSFSPEFSRAIESKQIAEQEAKQAEFIAKKATQEAQAEINRAKGQAEAQRLQRLTLTSELLQKQAIEKWDGKFPMVMGGNASLPLININPNSLTNKN